A region of Flavobacterium album DNA encodes the following proteins:
- a CDS encoding Fic family protein: protein MKYISVSEYAKKWNIPDRTARNYCASGKIQGAFLTGKTWNIPDDAPLPDKGANKGFKDNPLLNYLKEQKDMKLKGGIYHRTQIDLTYNSNRIEGSRLTQDQTRFIFETNTIGITDENLNVDDIIETYNHFHCIDLIIEKATSKLTEAFIKELHYILKSGTSDSRKDWFMVGDYKKLPNEVGGNETCHPKKVYGEMKALLSNYNNIQNKTIEDIIGFHHKFEVIHPFQDGNGRVGRLIMFKECLANNIVPFIISEELKLYYYRGLSEWNTVKEYLLDTCLTAQDNYKSILNYFEIKY from the coding sequence ATGAAATACATTTCAGTAAGCGAATATGCAAAAAAATGGAATATTCCAGACAGGACTGCCCGTAATTACTGTGCTTCCGGAAAAATTCAGGGTGCATTTCTTACCGGTAAAACCTGGAATATCCCTGACGATGCACCTTTACCCGACAAAGGAGCTAACAAAGGATTTAAAGATAATCCCCTGCTCAATTATCTTAAAGAGCAAAAGGACATGAAGTTGAAAGGTGGCATCTATCACCGTACCCAAATCGACCTGACTTATAATTCCAACAGGATAGAAGGCAGCAGGCTTACGCAGGATCAAACCCGATTTATTTTCGAAACCAATACTATTGGGATTACGGACGAAAATCTTAATGTAGATGATATTATTGAAACCTATAACCACTTTCATTGCATCGACCTTATTATAGAAAAGGCTACATCAAAATTGACGGAAGCATTTATAAAAGAATTGCATTATATATTAAAATCGGGAACATCAGATAGCCGAAAAGACTGGTTTATGGTAGGCGATTATAAAAAACTACCAAATGAGGTGGGGGGCAATGAAACATGTCATCCAAAAAAAGTTTACGGAGAAATGAAGGCGCTTCTCAGTAATTATAACAACATACAAAACAAGACAATAGAAGATATTATTGGATTTCACCATAAATTTGAAGTTATACATCCTTTTCAGGATGGCAATGGCCGCGTAGGCAGACTGATTATGTTTAAAGAATGCCTGGCAAATAATATAGTGCCTTTTATTATTAGTGAAGAACTGAAATTATACTATTATCGTGGATTGAGTGAATGGAATACTGTAAAAGAATATCTGCTTGATACGTGCCTTACAGCCCAGGACAATTACAAATCCATTTTAAATTATTTTGAAATAAAATACTAA
- a CDS encoding head GIN domain-containing protein, translating to MKKFIVIAFLGLGQLLSAQSTRTIGQFSTVKAFDQIDVLLIKSKENKVEISGSRKDDVEIVTKNDELKIRMKLTKLLKGDEISVTVYYTGNIDHVEASEGARVASQDLFKATSFELNAKEGAEIKLKLDVKKLKSSASSGGILTVDGSADNHDAVIKAGGILHATNLETLQTAISINAGGEADINASEYVDAKTRAGGDIKIYGNPKQVDKKEVIGGNITIVGQ from the coding sequence ATGAAAAAGTTTATTGTAATAGCATTTTTAGGGCTGGGGCAGCTGCTTTCGGCACAGTCAACACGAACGATAGGGCAGTTCTCTACCGTAAAGGCATTCGACCAGATCGATGTATTGCTTATTAAATCGAAAGAAAATAAGGTAGAGATAAGCGGTTCCCGTAAAGATGACGTGGAGATCGTAACCAAAAATGACGAGCTGAAAATAAGGATGAAACTTACCAAGCTGCTGAAAGGCGATGAGATCAGCGTAACGGTATATTATACCGGAAACATTGACCACGTAGAAGCCAGTGAGGGCGCAAGGGTAGCATCGCAGGACCTTTTTAAAGCTACATCTTTCGAATTAAATGCTAAAGAAGGCGCGGAGATAAAACTAAAGCTCGATGTAAAAAAGCTAAAATCGAGTGCAAGTTCAGGAGGTATCCTGACTGTAGACGGCAGTGCCGATAACCACGATGCAGTAATAAAAGCCGGCGGTATACTGCATGCGACTAACCTTGAAACATTGCAAACAGCCATTAGCATCAATGCAGGAGGCGAAGCAGATATCAATGCCAGCGAATATGTAGATGCCAAGACAAGGGCAGGGGGCGACATTAAAATTTATGGCAACCCTAAACAAGTAGATAAGAAAGAAGTTATCGGTGGAAACATAACGATAGTAGGACAATAA
- the rnr gene encoding ribonuclease R, producing the protein MSKKNGKPSAKKEKDFSRKIYKILAKDPNKSFNYKQIAAVLELTDTKSRNEIIKELKILASQEQIEETERGKYKVIAKADYVEGTIDMTSRKTAYFVSPEIEEDIFIPTNNLNKALDKDKVKVYIYNRRRGRRPEGEVVEIIERYKTEFVGVIDIQKNFAFVSTANPKMYTDIFIPKNKIGDAENGDVVLVKLEDWPAKADSPFGEVIKVLGKPGEHNTEIHAILAEYGLPYDFPIDVEVFAQKIDTEIHEEEIANRRDMRKTLTFTIDPRDAKDFDDALSFQKLENGNYEIGIHIADVSYYLKEGTILDAEAYQRATSVYLVDRVVPMLPEVLSNFACSLRPHEEKYTFSAVFEMNKKAEVVNQWFGRTVIYSDQRFAYEEAQHIIETKSATIPAEISLTDVAYTVSDDIMNATLKMDQLAKIMRRKRLANGAISFDKVEVKFTLNEQAEPTGVYFKVAKDANHLIEEFMLLANRKVAEFIGKQKKTFVYRIHEEPNEDKLIALQTIISKFGYSINFKSKSLISKSLNTLLHDVQGKKEQNLVDTLAIRSMSKAKYSTQNIGHYGLAFDYYSHFTSPIRRYPDVIAHRLLQHYLDGGASVDEEVYEEQCNHSSNMEALAANAERDSIKYMQVKYMLDHKDEEFLGVISGVTEWGIYVEIVSNKCEGMCRIREIRDDYYTFDEKQYALVGEVTNNILQLGDEVYVKVKNADLVKKQLDFILLGKKNGVD; encoded by the coding sequence ATGAGCAAAAAGAACGGAAAACCGTCAGCTAAAAAGGAAAAGGATTTTTCAAGGAAGATTTACAAGATACTCGCAAAAGACCCTAATAAGTCGTTTAATTATAAGCAGATAGCTGCAGTATTGGAACTTACTGACACCAAAAGCAGGAACGAGATCATTAAGGAACTAAAGATACTGGCCTCCCAGGAACAGATAGAAGAAACCGAGAGGGGCAAGTATAAAGTAATCGCGAAAGCTGACTATGTAGAAGGAACTATAGACATGACCAGCAGGAAAACAGCCTATTTTGTTTCTCCTGAAATTGAAGAGGATATTTTTATTCCTACCAACAACCTGAATAAGGCACTCGATAAAGACAAGGTAAAGGTCTATATTTATAACCGAAGGAGAGGGCGCAGGCCTGAGGGCGAAGTGGTTGAGATCATTGAGCGCTACAAAACTGAATTCGTTGGTGTAATTGATATACAAAAGAACTTTGCTTTTGTATCTACTGCGAATCCCAAGATGTACACCGATATTTTTATCCCGAAAAACAAAATTGGCGATGCCGAAAATGGCGATGTGGTACTGGTAAAGCTGGAAGACTGGCCTGCCAAAGCCGACAGCCCTTTTGGCGAAGTGATAAAAGTGCTGGGCAAGCCCGGAGAGCACAATACAGAGATCCATGCAATATTAGCCGAATATGGCCTCCCGTATGATTTCCCGATTGATGTAGAGGTATTTGCACAAAAGATAGATACCGAAATTCACGAAGAAGAGATTGCTAACCGAAGGGATATGCGTAAGACCCTTACGTTTACCATCGATCCGCGTGATGCAAAAGATTTTGATGATGCGTTGTCTTTCCAAAAATTAGAGAATGGGAATTATGAGATAGGCATCCACATTGCTGACGTGTCGTATTACCTGAAAGAAGGGACTATACTTGATGCAGAGGCGTATCAGCGTGCTACGTCGGTGTACCTGGTAGACAGGGTAGTGCCGATGCTCCCGGAAGTATTGTCAAATTTTGCGTGCTCGCTGAGGCCACACGAAGAGAAATATACTTTCTCGGCCGTATTTGAAATGAATAAAAAAGCAGAAGTGGTGAACCAATGGTTCGGGCGAACTGTTATTTATTCCGACCAGCGTTTTGCCTATGAGGAAGCACAGCACATCATAGAAACGAAAAGCGCCACTATACCGGCCGAAATATCGCTGACTGATGTAGCGTATACTGTAAGCGACGATATCATGAATGCGACGCTTAAAATGGACCAGCTGGCCAAGATCATGCGAAGGAAGCGACTGGCTAACGGCGCTATTTCTTTTGATAAGGTAGAAGTGAAGTTTACCCTGAATGAGCAGGCAGAGCCTACAGGCGTTTATTTTAAGGTGGCGAAAGATGCCAACCACCTTATTGAGGAATTTATGCTTCTGGCTAACAGAAAAGTAGCCGAATTTATTGGCAAACAGAAGAAAACTTTTGTATACCGTATTCACGAAGAGCCCAACGAAGACAAGCTTATAGCCTTGCAGACGATTATTTCTAAATTTGGCTACAGCATCAATTTCAAGTCGAAAAGCCTGATATCGAAATCTCTGAATACCCTGTTGCACGATGTACAGGGCAAAAAGGAACAAAACCTTGTAGATACCCTGGCGATAAGGAGTATGAGCAAGGCTAAATATTCAACGCAGAATATTGGTCATTACGGCCTTGCTTTTGATTATTATTCGCATTTTACTTCGCCTATCCGCAGGTATCCCGATGTGATAGCACACCGTTTGCTGCAGCATTACCTTGACGGCGGAGCGTCTGTAGATGAGGAAGTGTACGAAGAGCAATGCAACCATTCTTCAAATATGGAAGCGCTGGCTGCCAATGCAGAACGCGACAGCATCAAGTACATGCAGGTGAAATACATGCTTGACCACAAGGATGAAGAGTTCCTGGGTGTTATTTCCGGTGTGACCGAATGGGGAATTTATGTGGAAATTGTTTCCAACAAGTGTGAAGGCATGTGCCGCATCCGTGAGATAAGGGATGATTATTACACGTTTGATGAAAAGCAATATGCTTTAGTAGGAGAGGTGACCAATAATATCTTACAGCTGGGCGACGAAGTATATGTAAAAGTAAAAAATGCCGACCTGGTAAAGAAACAGCTTGATTTTATATTACTTGGAAAAAAAAACGGAGTAGATTAA
- a CDS encoding putative signal transducing protein, which yields MNPFVTAAVFTYPHEITVVKHLLQEAEITHYFENEAMAGIAPMYSHALGGIRLKVHPNDLDTVKDILDRFFYNDNLKIV from the coding sequence ATGAACCCATTTGTAACCGCAGCTGTATTTACCTATCCGCACGAAATTACCGTCGTAAAGCATTTACTACAGGAAGCAGAAATTACCCACTACTTTGAGAATGAGGCTATGGCCGGCATTGCACCTATGTATTCGCACGCCCTCGGTGGCATCCGGCTCAAGGTTCACCCCAACGATCTTGACACAGTAAAAGATATACTCGACCGGTTCTTTTACAACGACAACTTAAAGATCGTCTGA
- the rpiB gene encoding ribose 5-phosphate isomerase B, with translation MKISIGNDHAGPDYKKAIVKYLEEKGYEVINHGTDTFDSVDYPDFVHPVANDVESGTVDFGIIICGSGNGVAMTANKHQKVRAALCWTKEISALARQHNNANIISIPARFTAIHQAVDMVDTFLNTAFEGGRHQQRVDKISC, from the coding sequence ATGAAAATTTCCATTGGAAACGACCACGCAGGACCGGATTATAAAAAAGCCATTGTTAAATACCTTGAAGAAAAAGGATACGAAGTGATCAATCACGGCACCGATACATTTGACAGTGTAGATTACCCTGATTTTGTACATCCGGTAGCTAATGATGTAGAGAGCGGTACGGTAGATTTTGGTATTATCATCTGCGGAAGTGGCAACGGTGTGGCCATGACTGCCAATAAGCACCAGAAAGTACGCGCTGCCTTGTGCTGGACTAAAGAAATTTCGGCGCTGGCGCGCCAGCATAACAATGCCAATATCATCAGCATCCCGGCACGCTTTACAGCCATCCACCAGGCTGTAGACATGGTAGATACGTTCCTTAATACCGCTTTTGAAGGTGGCCGCCACCAACAGCGTGTGGATAAGATTTCGTGTTAA
- a CDS encoding contact-dependent growth inhibition system immunity protein, translating to MQPDLSKTLDQLENTDWGEPTYNSYLVRTCHALRKKPLQDFTIEDLRIMIGQNISLEYLMPLAIPALEKNILAEGDFYAGDLLKAVLSAEGGFWKKHQGMHEHVTTLFRQNEAVIEECMNRKELIKAFAEFERIDLTPPDSGFTKKKGK from the coding sequence ATGCAGCCCGATCTTTCCAAAACCCTTGACCAGCTTGAAAACACCGACTGGGGTGAGCCAACCTACAACTCTTACCTGGTGCGTACCTGCCATGCATTGCGTAAAAAGCCGTTGCAGGATTTTACTATCGAGGACCTTCGCATCATGATCGGGCAGAACATTTCACTTGAATACCTCATGCCGCTGGCAATCCCGGCGCTTGAAAAAAATATTCTCGCCGAAGGCGATTTTTATGCCGGCGACCTGCTTAAAGCCGTACTTTCCGCCGAAGGCGGTTTTTGGAAAAAACACCAGGGAATGCACGAGCATGTCACGACACTTTTCAGGCAGAATGAAGCTGTAATTGAAGAATGTATGAACAGGAAGGAACTTATAAAGGCTTTTGCAGAATTTGAGCGCATTGACCTGACTCCACCGGACAGCGGGTTTACTAAAAAGAAAGGGAAATAG
- a CDS encoding TMEM175 family protein, which yields MQKGRLEAFSDGVLAIIITIMVLEIKVPHGETFHDLLPLVPVFLSYVLSFIYIGIYWNNHHHMMHTVTKVNGAILWANLHLLFWLSLVPFVTGWMGENHFGPEPMALYGFILLMAGVAYVILQNLIIKSQGGESLLAKAIGGDIKGKLSPVLYIAGIGCSFVSNWLSGLMYVAVALMWLIPDKRIENKME from the coding sequence ATGCAAAAAGGACGTTTAGAGGCATTCAGCGACGGCGTACTGGCGATTATCATCACTATTATGGTGCTGGAGATCAAGGTGCCGCACGGTGAGACATTTCATGATTTGCTTCCGCTGGTGCCGGTGTTTCTTAGCTATGTGCTCAGCTTTATTTATATTGGCATTTACTGGAACAACCACCACCACATGATGCACACCGTTACTAAGGTGAATGGCGCGATACTGTGGGCCAACCTGCACCTGCTGTTTTGGCTTTCGCTGGTGCCGTTCGTTACCGGGTGGATGGGGGAGAACCATTTTGGCCCGGAACCTATGGCGCTGTACGGGTTTATCCTGCTCATGGCGGGTGTGGCCTATGTCATCCTCCAGAACCTCATCATAAAATCACAGGGCGGCGAATCGCTTTTAGCAAAGGCTATTGGCGGTGACATCAAAGGGAAGCTCTCACCTGTGCTGTATATTGCCGGTATTGGGTGCAGCTTTGTGAGCAATTGGCTTTCGGGCCTGATGTATGTGGCAGTGGCGCTGATGTGGCTAATACCGGATAAGCGGATTGAGAATAAAATGGAATAG
- a CDS encoding Tex family protein, which produces MTNLQYISAQVTAPQKSIEATLQLLSEDCTIPFIARYRKDKTGNLDEVVIEQIAKLSQAYDAIVKRKDAILKSITEQNALTKELEQKIAASFDLNELEDLYLPYKKKKKTRADVAREKGLEPLAKLIIAQNADDIDFLASKYLNDKVGNEDEALQGARDIIAEWINENVYIRKSLRKIFGRKAAVGTKVTKAGKEDEKAKKFEQYFDWNENLAKAPSHRLLAMLRAENEGFIKLKVEVDNDEVLDFMEESIIKNKRETAQQLKLAIDDSYKRLLAPAISNEVMQEAKAKADAVAIQVFAANLQQLLLAPPLGEKRIMAIDPGFRSGCKVVCLDENGGLLYNETIFPHAPQNESAIAMKKIRSMVNAYKIDAISIGNGTASRETEHFIKKIAWDKPVQVFVVSEAGASVYSASKIARDEFPSYDVTVRGAVSIGRRLSDPLAELVKIDPKAIGVGQYQHDVDQGKLKDELDTVVMRCVNSVGVNINTASKSLLGYVSGIGEKLAENIVAYRAENGPFEDRKQLKKVARLGEKAYQQAAAFIRIPNAKNPLDNSAVHPEAYSIVEKMAKDLKLKTSDLVSNKEAISKVPIDKYITGDIGLLSLKDILKELEKPGLDPRKSAKVFEFDPSVKTMADLRTGMVLPGIVNNITNFGCFVDIGIKESGLVHISQLKEGFVSDVNEVVKLHQHVTVKVTEVDESRKRIALTMIL; this is translated from the coding sequence ATGACAAACCTCCAATACATATCCGCACAGGTTACCGCGCCACAAAAAAGCATCGAAGCCACATTGCAATTGCTGTCTGAAGACTGCACCATTCCGTTTATAGCGCGCTACCGTAAGGACAAGACCGGGAACCTCGATGAAGTCGTTATCGAGCAGATCGCAAAGCTTAGCCAGGCGTATGATGCCATCGTAAAACGCAAGGATGCCATACTGAAAAGCATCACCGAGCAAAACGCGTTAACTAAAGAACTGGAGCAGAAAATAGCGGCCAGTTTTGACCTGAACGAGTTGGAGGACCTTTATCTGCCTTACAAAAAGAAAAAGAAGACCCGAGCCGATGTGGCCCGCGAAAAAGGCCTGGAGCCGCTGGCGAAACTGATCATAGCGCAAAATGCCGATGACATAGATTTCTTAGCTTCCAAATACCTGAACGACAAGGTTGGCAACGAAGATGAGGCATTGCAGGGCGCACGCGACATCATTGCCGAATGGATCAATGAGAACGTGTATATCCGGAAATCGCTGCGAAAAATTTTCGGCCGCAAAGCGGCAGTTGGGACAAAGGTCACTAAGGCCGGCAAGGAAGATGAGAAAGCCAAAAAGTTCGAGCAGTATTTCGACTGGAACGAGAACCTCGCCAAAGCGCCATCGCACCGCCTGCTTGCCATGCTCCGTGCCGAAAACGAAGGATTCATCAAACTGAAAGTCGAGGTAGATAATGATGAGGTGCTCGACTTTATGGAGGAGAGCATCATAAAAAACAAACGCGAAACCGCGCAGCAACTGAAGCTGGCTATCGATGACAGTTACAAAAGACTGCTTGCCCCCGCCATTTCCAACGAAGTTATGCAGGAAGCCAAAGCCAAAGCCGATGCCGTGGCTATACAAGTATTTGCAGCTAATTTGCAACAGCTGTTGTTAGCGCCGCCACTGGGCGAAAAACGCATCATGGCAATAGACCCGGGTTTCAGGTCGGGGTGTAAAGTAGTGTGCCTCGACGAGAACGGCGGACTGCTGTATAACGAGACCATTTTTCCGCATGCACCTCAAAACGAAAGCGCCATCGCCATGAAAAAGATACGCTCTATGGTGAATGCCTACAAGATTGACGCGATATCCATCGGCAACGGTACCGCAAGCCGGGAAACAGAGCATTTTATCAAAAAAATCGCATGGGACAAGCCGGTGCAGGTATTCGTGGTGAGCGAGGCTGGAGCATCGGTATATTCAGCATCAAAGATCGCCAGGGACGAGTTTCCAAGCTATGACGTGACCGTGAGGGGCGCGGTATCTATAGGCCGCCGCCTGAGCGACCCATTGGCCGAACTGGTAAAGATCGACCCGAAAGCCATAGGGGTAGGGCAGTACCAGCACGACGTAGACCAGGGAAAACTGAAAGACGAGCTGGATACGGTGGTAATGCGGTGTGTGAACTCGGTGGGGGTGAACATCAATACGGCAAGCAAGTCCCTGCTGGGCTATGTGTCGGGCATCGGGGAGAAACTGGCCGAAAATATCGTTGCTTACCGCGCGGAGAATGGCCCCTTTGAAGACCGCAAGCAACTGAAGAAAGTAGCAAGGCTGGGGGAGAAGGCCTACCAGCAGGCAGCGGCGTTTATCCGCATCCCTAATGCGAAGAATCCGCTGGACAATTCGGCGGTGCACCCTGAAGCCTATTCGATCGTTGAGAAAATGGCAAAGGACCTGAAGCTGAAAACATCCGATCTGGTATCAAACAAAGAAGCAATCTCAAAAGTGCCTATCGATAAATACATTACCGGCGATATCGGGCTGCTGAGCCTTAAAGATATATTGAAAGAGCTTGAAAAACCGGGCCTCGACCCGCGGAAGTCGGCAAAGGTATTTGAGTTCGACCCGAGTGTAAAAACAATGGCCGACCTGCGCACCGGGATGGTATTGCCAGGCATCGTTAACAACATTACCAACTTCGGGTGCTTTGTAGATATCGGCATCAAGGAAAGCGGGCTGGTACACATTTCGCAATTGAAAGAAGGCTTTGTATCGGATGTGAACGAAGTGGTAAAACTGCATCAGCATGTTACCGTAAAAGTAACCGAAGTAGACGAAAGCAGGAAAAGGATAGCGCTGACGATGATACTTTAG
- the tatA gene encoding twin-arginine translocase TatA/TatE family subunit gives MGKLGLTEILVILVIIVLLFGGKKIPELMKGLGTGIKEFKNAAKDGDQPATSKKPTQEENKL, from the coding sequence ATGGGAAAACTAGGTTTAACAGAAATTCTTGTTATATTGGTAATCATCGTATTGCTGTTTGGAGGTAAAAAAATCCCTGAACTAATGAAAGGCCTGGGTACCGGTATCAAAGAATTTAAAAACGCTGCAAAAGACGGAGACCAGCCTGCTACTTCTAAGAAGCCAACGCAGGAAGAAAATAAATTATAA
- a CDS encoding M23 family metallopeptidase: protein MSAKRLKRQLIKKRLFTKNRLVILNEDTFEELFSFRLNLMNVFVAITSISIVMIAFVTYIIAFTPLREYIPGYASTKLKREATANAIKSDSLQKVIDENSAYIASIKKVLTGDLDHTKLSKDSIVVAEQAVLSDEKMKPSDADLKLRREVAQEDKYNLFETAKPKVGLVLFAPVKGHITEGYNAKNKHFAVNIALAKNTPIKAVAAGSVILADWTPTNGNVIVLRHNDGIISVYKHAASLTKEQGDIVKSGEVIALAGTTGPQSAGVQLQFELWKDGYPINPTQFIDFE, encoded by the coding sequence ATGTCGGCAAAAAGGCTCAAAAGGCAGCTCATTAAAAAAAGGCTGTTTACCAAGAATCGCCTGGTAATACTTAACGAAGACACTTTTGAAGAGCTATTTTCCTTCAGGCTAAACCTCATGAACGTTTTTGTGGCTATCACTTCAATAAGCATCGTGATGATTGCCTTTGTTACCTATATCATTGCCTTTACCCCGCTGCGCGAATACATTCCCGGATATGCCTCAACGAAGCTAAAGCGCGAAGCTACCGCAAACGCAATAAAATCGGACTCGCTACAGAAAGTTATCGATGAGAACAGCGCCTATATTGCTTCCATAAAAAAAGTGCTCACGGGCGACCTTGACCATACCAAGCTAAGTAAGGACTCGATCGTAGTGGCTGAACAGGCGGTACTTTCGGACGAAAAGATGAAACCTTCTGATGCCGACCTGAAACTGCGCCGGGAAGTAGCACAGGAAGATAAGTACAACCTTTTTGAAACGGCAAAGCCAAAGGTAGGCCTGGTACTGTTCGCCCCGGTAAAAGGGCACATTACCGAAGGCTACAATGCGAAGAATAAACACTTTGCGGTAAATATCGCCCTCGCAAAAAATACCCCTATAAAGGCCGTGGCAGCCGGATCGGTTATCCTGGCCGACTGGACGCCTACTAACGGCAACGTGATTGTGCTGCGTCATAACGACGGCATCATATCGGTGTACAAGCACGCGGCGTCGCTGACCAAGGAGCAGGGGGATATTGTAAAATCGGGCGAGGTGATTGCGCTGGCCGGTACTACAGGGCCACAGTCTGCAGGGGTACAGCTGCAATTTGAGCTCTGGAAGGACGGCTACCCGATTAACCCGACACAATTCATTGATTTCGAATAA
- a CDS encoding SdpI family protein → MEDFIANIFITSFLCGIIFLIVAAITYYFPPKKINAFYGYRTASSMRSQERWDFAQRFSSIQMIRGSVALILVSLLGYFVPLSVEIKQSIGMGLLVLMVVYLMVTTERAIKKEFKDT, encoded by the coding sequence ATGGAAGATTTTATTGCCAATATATTCATTACATCGTTTTTATGCGGCATCATCTTTTTGATCGTAGCCGCGATCACCTATTATTTTCCGCCAAAAAAGATCAATGCCTTTTATGGCTACCGCACGGCTTCTTCGATGAGGTCGCAGGAGCGTTGGGATTTTGCACAGCGGTTTTCGAGTATCCAGATGATACGGGGTTCTGTAGCGCTGATACTGGTTTCACTATTGGGCTATTTTGTCCCTTTATCGGTCGAAATTAAACAATCAATAGGCATGGGTCTGTTGGTACTGATGGTAGTTTATTTAATGGTCACAACAGAAAGGGCAATCAAAAAAGAGTTTAAGGATACATAA
- a CDS encoding GH3 auxin-responsive promoter family protein — MSIKSFAAKIFAGIIHGKTQKWASNPVETQQEVFSDLMAKAWQTGFGKDHDFENIQSFEDFAAKVPVRDYEALKSYVDRVVKGEENVLWPGKPLYFAKTSGTTSGAKYIPLTKESMPYHIKAARNAILAYIHETGKADFVDGKMIFLQGSPELHEKNGIKLGRLSGIVAHYVPAYLQKNRMPSWETNTIDDWETKVDAIVEETYNEDMQVISGIPSWVQMYFEKLQQKEGKKVGNIFKNFSLFIYGGVNYEPYRAKFENLIGRKVDSIELFPASEGFFAYQDSQKEKGMLLLLNAGIFYEFIKADEFFTDKPKRYTIGEVELGVNYVLIISTNAGLWAYNIGDTVAFTSLSPYRVIVTGRIKHYISAFGEHVIGKEVESALNEAMVGTDVSVNEFTVAPQITPAEGLPYHEWFIEFEKEPANVEAFALKIDAAMRKQNVYYDDLIVGKVLRTLVITPVAKEGFREYMKSIGKLGGQNKLPRLANDRKIADALTK, encoded by the coding sequence ATGTCCATCAAATCATTTGCAGCAAAGATCTTCGCAGGCATCATCCACGGGAAAACCCAAAAGTGGGCCAGTAATCCTGTGGAAACACAGCAGGAGGTTTTCAGCGACCTCATGGCGAAAGCGTGGCAAACGGGTTTTGGTAAAGACCACGATTTTGAAAATATACAATCGTTTGAAGATTTTGCGGCAAAAGTCCCTGTGCGGGATTACGAAGCCCTGAAAAGCTACGTAGACCGGGTTGTAAAAGGGGAGGAGAACGTACTGTGGCCGGGTAAGCCGCTGTATTTTGCCAAGACATCGGGCACTACATCGGGAGCCAAATATATCCCGCTTACGAAAGAAAGCATGCCGTACCACATCAAGGCTGCGCGCAATGCCATACTCGCTTACATCCATGAAACCGGGAAAGCCGATTTTGTGGATGGCAAGATGATCTTCCTCCAGGGCAGCCCGGAACTTCATGAGAAGAACGGCATTAAGCTGGGCCGCCTCTCGGGTATTGTGGCGCACTATGTGCCGGCTTACCTTCAGAAGAACCGCATGCCAAGCTGGGAAACCAACACCATCGACGATTGGGAAACCAAGGTAGATGCCATTGTGGAAGAAACCTATAATGAGGACATGCAGGTAATATCCGGCATACCATCGTGGGTGCAGATGTACTTTGAAAAATTGCAGCAAAAAGAAGGGAAGAAGGTGGGAAACATCTTTAAAAATTTCAGCCTATTTATCTATGGCGGCGTAAACTACGAGCCGTACCGCGCCAAATTCGAGAACCTCATAGGCCGAAAGGTAGACAGCATTGAGCTGTTCCCGGCATCAGAAGGGTTTTTTGCGTATCAGGATTCGCAAAAAGAAAAAGGCATGCTGCTATTGCTCAATGCAGGGATTTTCTACGAATTTATAAAAGCTGACGAATTTTTTACTGATAAGCCAAAACGCTATACAATAGGGGAGGTGGAACTGGGCGTAAACTATGTTTTGATCATTTCGACCAATGCCGGGCTGTGGGCCTACAATATTGGCGACACGGTTGCGTTCACTTCCCTGAGCCCCTACCGTGTTATCGTGACAGGGAGGATAAAGCATTATATCTCTGCCTTTGGCGAGCACGTTATCGGCAAGGAAGTGGAGAGCGCACTAAATGAAGCCATGGTAGGTACGGATGTGAGTGTTAACGAATTTACAGTAGCACCACAGATAACACCTGCAGAAGGACTGCCATATCACGAATGGTTTATCGAGTTTGAAAAAGAACCTGCAAACGTTGAAGCATTTGCCCTGAAAATAGATGCGGCAATGCGGAAGCAGAACGTATATTATGACGACCTTATTGTGGGGAAAGTGCTGCGCACGCTTGTCATAACGCCGGTGGCGAAAGAAGGATTCAGGGAGTATATGAAATCCATAGGGAAGCTGGGCGGGCAAAACAAATTGCCGAGGCTGGCAAACGACAGGAAAATTGCCGATGCTTTAACGAAATGA